A stretch of Ipomoea triloba cultivar NCNSP0323 chromosome 11, ASM357664v1 DNA encodes these proteins:
- the LOC115996025 gene encoding uncharacterized protein LOC115996025, translating into MGFGWVVRDAEGVVVGVAMRCMEGLFSVKEAEAMGAREALSWLKRRGWRHVIMESDAQVVTLAVQQPRNATPFGGLISEICELLQQLESVTFVYVHRSLNMPAHVLAKESFNFPNAHVPLQANKD; encoded by the exons ATGGGCTTTGGGTGGGTTGTTAGAGACGCTGAAGGGGTGGTGGTTGGAGTGGCTATGAGGTGTATGGAGGGACTGTTTTCGGTGAAGGAGGCCGAGGCTATGGGAGCTCGGGAGGCCCTTAGTTGGTTAAAGCGTCGTGGATGGCGGCATGTGATTATGGAATCTGATGCTCAGGTTGTCACTTTGGCGGTGCAGCAGCCTAGAAATGCAACTCCGTTTGGTGGTTTGATAAGTGAGATTTGTGAACTCTTACAGCAGCTTGAGTCAGTTACTTTTGTTTATGTTCATCGTAGTTTAAATATGCCGGCTCATGTGTTAGCAAAGGAGTCTTTTAATTTCCCAAATG CTCATGTACCTCTACAAGCGAACAAAGATTAA
- the LOC115996026 gene encoding uncharacterized protein LOC115996026 — MDSYVLFGELQVGTPRVCIFQRIAMPPRMNVENQGGQAGNVPTNAELAQTMQQLAQLTQALLQNNQGNGNDMVKIVAERNPPTFLGQEDPLVLEDWVRAFDKLYDAVNCPADRRVDIAVYYLQQQADLWWAAVGPALQQRPDFGWEAFKDAMREKFYPEHIRVAKYDEFLHLRQGNKTVQEYYLEFINLARFAPTLVPDEPGKASKFIRGLNFETQKGLSMFNCQTLEDAYNMAARHCRVQQIQREINGNNKRRNEENHQQGEKKPKFSHSG; from the exons ATGGATAGCTATGTATTGTTTGGGGAGTTACAAGTTGGCACCCCGAGGGTGTGCATCTTTCAG AGAATTGCAATGCCTCCTAGAATGAATGTTGAAAATCAGGGTGGCCAGGCAGGCAATGTTCCCACCAATGCCGAATTAGCCCAAACTATGCAGCAGCTGGCCCAGTTAACACAGGCTTTGCTCCAAAACAACCAGGGAAATGGAAATGATATGGTTAAAATTGTAGCAGAACGAAACCCTCCTACCTTCTTGGGGCAAGAAGACCCTCTTGTGTTAGAAGATTGGGTGCGGGCATTCGATAAGCTATACGATGCCGTCAACTGCCCAGCAGACCGACGAGTAGACATAGCAGTTTATTATCTGCAGCAGCAGGCAGATCTATGGTGGGCTGCTGTTGGTCCAGCACTACAACAACGACCTGATTTTGGTTGGGAAGCATTCAAAGACGCTATGAGAGAGAAGTTTTACCCTGAGCACATTAGGGTGGCAAAGTACGATGAGTTTCTGCACCTGCGACAGGGAAATAAAACAGTTCAGGAGTATTACTTAGAGTTTATCAATTTAGCCAGATTTGCCCCCACCTTAGTTCCCGATGAGCCTGGCAAGGCAAGCAAGTTCATACGGGGACTCAACTTCGAGACTCAAAAGGGGTTGAGCATGTTCAATTGTCAGACATTGGAGGATGCATATAATATGGCAGCCCGCCATTGTCGAGTCCAGCAGATCCAGAGGGAGATCAATGGGAAtaacaaaagaagaaatgaagagaATCATCAACAGGGGGAGAAGAAGCCCAAGTTTTCCCACTCAGGATAG
- the LOC115996027 gene encoding uncharacterized protein LOC115996027, giving the protein MEKGSSSSLSAACEALTIGDDDEGVIVEVEETPTPEVDYRFVAVGRVVTDRPVKLVIFRDVMATAWRSMKGVMVRDLGANRFLFTFYCEQDVSRVLSDGPWTFDQNLVLLRRVVNGEDPMVVPLNKAAFWVQVHKLPTGFMSEKVAMVVGNYVGEFERADKRNFDAVERTFMRVRTQIDVLKPLRAKMKMRKPGGDWFWLELRYKRFPSFCFECGIIGHSEKFCPVASDKPVDGGDKPFGSWLRAGGRRGGAPSVNRWLVLDDPIVGGSQAVTDGNHEVLMHGGQLPEVSVEGNKVVSEGGEVGVLNDLNDDGGVVFVDQKRKRVGENDGLTEWTSPMVIENNNVSLSEEVGFGSQAHRAQ; this is encoded by the coding sequence ATGGAGAAAGGCAGTTCGAGCTCCTTGTCTGCAGCATGTGAAGCCTTAACCATTGGTGACGATGATGAGGGTGTGATCGTTGAGGTGGAAGAGACTCCGACGCCTGAGGTTGATTATCGTTTTGTGGCTGTTGGGCGGGTTGTCACTGATCGCCCGGTGAAGTTGGTCATTTTCCGTGACGTTATGGCTACTGCGTGGCGTTCAATGAAGGGAGTGATGGTTCGTGATTTGGGTGCGAACAGGTTTCTGTTTACTTTTTATTGTGAGCAAGATGTCTCCCGAGTACTGAGTGATGGGCCATGGACTTTTGATCAGAACTTGGTCTTGCTCCGGCGGGTGGTGAACGGGGAGGATCCGATGGTGGTACCGTTAAACAAGGCGGCTTTTTGGGTTCAGGTCCATAAACTCCCGACTGGTTTTATGTCTGAGAAGGTTGCTATGGTTGTTGGGAACTATGTTGGGGAGTTTGAGAGGGCAGATAAGCGAAATTTTGACGCAGTGGAGCGTACTTTTATGCGTGTCCGAACTCAGATTGATGTTCTGAAACCTCTCCGTGcgaagatgaagatgagaaaaCCAGGTGGCGACTGGTTTTGGTTGGAGTTGCGGTATAAGCGTTTTCCATCCTTCTGTTTTGAATGCGGCATAATTGGTCATTCTGAGAAATTTTGCCCGGTGGCAAGTGATAAACCGGTGGATGGCGGTGATAAACCGTTTGGTTCATGGTTGAGAGCTGGCGGACGACGAGGTGGTGCGCCGTCGGTGAACAGGTGGCTTGTTTTGGATGATCCGATCGTGGGGGGGTCACAGGCTGTAACGGATGGCAATCATGAGGTGTTAATGCATGGGGGTCAGTTACCCGAGGTTTCTGTGGAAGGGAATAAGGTGGTGAGTGAGGGAGGCGAGGTAGGGGTATTAAATGATCTTAATGATGATGGAGGGGTGGTCTTTGTGGATCAGAAACGGAAGCGGGTGGGGGAAAATGATGGGCTGACTGAGTGGACAAGCCCAATggtaattgaaaataataatgtgtCACTCTCTGAAGAGGTGGGCTTTGGATCCCAGGCCCACCGGGCCCAATGA